In Nocardioides sp. zg-1228, a single window of DNA contains:
- a CDS encoding helix-turn-helix domain-containing protein has protein sequence MTDDLTDPEAVSALRAVAHPVRLRILSLLTAEAMSAAEVARELDLTHANASYHLRVLHEAGELVVESEERIRGGVAKRYRYVVVDAPPATRASNDDRIAYVRATAREITRRQLSHRSGVGQMSDIETWVDPETWARAVDLLREAGDLLHAEARAPRSPGTIHVSASLFAFRMSDPGQESS, from the coding sequence TTGACCGACGACCTGACGGACCCGGAAGCGGTCTCGGCACTGCGCGCGGTGGCGCACCCGGTACGACTCCGGATCCTCTCGCTGCTGACCGCGGAGGCGATGAGCGCGGCCGAGGTCGCCCGCGAGCTGGACCTGACCCACGCCAACGCGTCCTACCACCTCCGGGTGCTGCACGAGGCGGGCGAGCTGGTGGTCGAGAGCGAGGAACGCATCCGCGGCGGCGTCGCGAAGCGCTACCGCTACGTGGTGGTCGACGCCCCGCCCGCCACGCGCGCGAGCAACGACGACCGCATCGCCTACGTGCGTGCCACCGCCCGCGAGATCACCCGACGCCAGCTCTCGCACCGGTCCGGGGTCGGGCAGATGTCCGACATCGAGACCTGGGTCGATCCCGAGACCTGGGCCCGGGCCGTGGACCTGTTGCGCGAGGCCGGCGACCTCCTCCACGCCGAGGCCCGAGCGCCCCGCTCCCCCGGCACCATCCACGTCAGCGCGTCCCTGTTCGCCTTCCGGATGTCCGACCCGGGCCAGGAGTCGTCGTGA